One window of Methylococcus sp. EFPC2 genomic DNA carries:
- a CDS encoding murein L,D-transpeptidase yields the protein MTARLSTTWHLRWLSALIVSLFFTHIPAHADDAIAGDPLAASLQALVKEGVHPKLRWGKFTDYQPALEQLYQQSAYHPIWTRDGQAIPQVASVLTALDGARAQGFDPADYDAETLRHWAHDFAPDTKPHPQNVASFDVALSLSVMRYASNLYLGRINPRHVNFGLDIEPKKQDLPALIKRIADSSSPEEIFSGLEPKLKLYEHLKAALSHYQTLAKNAPNIQINLPAKFKPGDRHPDVPALRRLLVLLGDLPESKHTSETYDAELAEGVKRFQLRHGLGADGVIGKGTLAQLNFPLSERLQQIQLGLERLRWLPERIDGRYLIVNIPSFQLFGFNHNHDKPDIEMNVIVGEAIDGRNTPVFHADMTYVNFRPYWNVPYKITAKEFVPQILRNPGYLGRNNLEIVANFAPNSPVYEPSLGNVEMLSTGALKLRQKPGPKNALGLVKFAFPNNNNVYLHSTPTQGLFKKARRDFSHGCIRVENPQGLADWVLREQGEWPMERIEETMKGDKTKTVTLKTALPVYIFYSTVLADESGRVMFFDDLYGHDRILQDLLAKGFPYPA from the coding sequence ATGACGGCACGACTCTCGACCACCTGGCATCTGCGCTGGCTCAGCGCCCTCATCGTTTCCCTGTTCTTCACTCACATCCCTGCCCATGCGGATGACGCCATTGCAGGCGACCCCCTGGCCGCGAGTCTGCAGGCGCTGGTGAAAGAAGGCGTCCATCCCAAGCTGCGCTGGGGCAAATTCACCGATTATCAGCCCGCGCTCGAACAGCTCTACCAGCAGTCGGCTTACCATCCCATCTGGACCCGCGACGGTCAGGCTATCCCCCAGGTTGCCAGTGTACTGACCGCCCTGGATGGCGCGCGCGCCCAAGGATTCGACCCGGCCGATTACGATGCCGAAACGCTGCGCCACTGGGCGCACGACTTCGCGCCGGACACCAAGCCACACCCGCAGAACGTGGCTTCCTTCGATGTCGCGCTCAGTCTTTCCGTCATGCGCTATGCGTCCAATCTTTATCTGGGCCGCATCAATCCCCGCCACGTCAATTTCGGCCTGGACATCGAGCCCAAGAAACAGGACCTGCCCGCACTGATCAAACGCATCGCCGACAGTTCCAGCCCGGAAGAAATATTCTCCGGCCTGGAACCCAAGCTGAAGCTCTACGAACATCTGAAGGCCGCCTTGAGCCACTACCAGACCCTGGCCAAGAATGCCCCCAACATCCAGATCAACCTGCCCGCCAAGTTCAAACCGGGCGACCGCCATCCCGATGTGCCGGCCTTGCGGCGGCTGCTCGTCCTGCTGGGCGATCTGCCGGAAAGCAAACACACGTCGGAAACCTACGATGCGGAACTGGCCGAAGGGGTCAAGCGCTTTCAACTCCGTCATGGCCTGGGCGCGGACGGAGTAATCGGCAAAGGTACGCTCGCGCAACTGAATTTCCCCTTGAGCGAACGGCTGCAGCAGATCCAGCTCGGACTGGAGCGCCTGCGCTGGCTGCCGGAACGCATCGATGGCCGCTACCTCATCGTCAACATTCCGTCGTTCCAGTTATTCGGCTTCAACCACAACCACGATAAACCGGACATAGAGATGAACGTGATCGTCGGCGAGGCCATCGACGGCCGCAACACGCCCGTCTTTCATGCCGACATGACCTATGTGAACTTCCGCCCTTACTGGAATGTGCCCTACAAGATCACGGCCAAGGAATTCGTGCCGCAAATCCTGCGCAACCCCGGTTATCTGGGACGCAACAACCTGGAGATCGTCGCCAACTTCGCGCCCAACTCGCCGGTCTACGAGCCCAGCCTGGGTAACGTCGAAATGCTCTCCACCGGGGCGCTCAAGCTGCGCCAGAAACCGGGACCGAAGAACGCCCTGGGGCTGGTGAAATTCGCCTTCCCGAACAACAACAACGTCTATCTGCACAGCACGCCTACACAGGGTCTGTTCAAGAAGGCGCGGCGCGATTTCAGCCACGGCTGCATCCGGGTGGAAAATCCCCAGGGGCTGGCCGACTGGGTGCTGCGCGAACAGGGCGAATGGCCCATGGAGCGCATAGAAGAAACGATGAAGGGCGACAAGACCAAGACCGTCACCCTGAAAACCGCCCTGCCGGTCTACATCTTCTATTCCACCGTGCTGGCGGACGAATCCGGCCGGGTCATGTTCTTCGACGACCTCTACGGCCACGACCGGATACTGCAGGACCTGCTGGCCAAAGGCTTTCCTTATCCGGCCTGA